From the Thomasclavelia ramosa DSM 1402 genome, the window TACCTCTATACCTGAAACTTTATCCATTTCAATATCTAAAATTATAAAATCAAAATATTGCTTACTTTCTAATAATGCCTCTCCACAATAAAAAGTATGATATACAAAACTATTATTTCTTTTCCAACTACAATTATTTAAATACTGAATTATTTCGTTTATGTAATTTTTGTCATCATCACAAATTGCAATATTTATCTCCATTTAAACTACTCCTATCACTGGCTAACTATAACAAAATCCTGCAAACTTGTATATCTTTCTTTACTTATCAACTTCAATATACACTGATTTTATCTACAAAATTAAATTTATCTAAAGATTGGTCTAACTTTTTTTATCACAACCTAATTTTATATCTTGATAACATAAAAAAGAGAGCTATGCTATAAATTAATGCAGTTAGCATGATCTCCCTCTTCAAATATTATTTTTTCATTTCAGTTGTTTCATTTTATTTTCAATAAAATCCAACAGGATTCGCTAGTACATAGTATATCATTACCCTTGGATATTATCTATATTTATTATTATTTTTTATTGTTTTCAATAAAATATTTAATCTATATATTTAATGATATTTGTTTGATTTATAATTGCCTCCGTTTCTGATAGTATTTCTAGTTTCTTAGTATTACCCGTATCTAAAATTACTAACATTGTAATATCTTGATACCCTAATTCTTTTAGTCTTACTTTATCAAAAGTAATTAATTCTTCACCTGTATGTACATAGCTTTCTTTAGCTACTTTTACTGAAAAAATCTTTTCTGTTAGATTAACAGTATCTAGACCAACATGAATTAATAATTCTACACCGTTTGCTAATGTGATTCCAACTGCATGTTCTGTATTTTCCATAATAGCTGTGATTTTACCATCACATGGTGCAACAATTATATTATTATCAGGGTAGATTGCAATTCCATCGCCCATCATTTTTTGTGCAAATACTTCATCTGGTACTTCTGTAATTGGAATGATCTTACCACTGGTGAAGGCTTTTAAATATTTATCTTTTTTTTTAAATAATCCCATTTTTTTACTCCTTTATTGTATAATTATTTTACTATATGAAAGAAAAGAGGAAACTTATGTTAATAAATCAACTAGATGATGAAATAATTAAAAATCTAAGTCAAAGTGAATTATATATTCTTCATTATGTTTATGATCATCCTGATGAGGTTATTGACATGAGTATTCAAGAATTAGCTAAAGCTGTTGCCTTTTCTTCTGCTACGATTCTTCGTTTTTGTAAGAAACTTAATTTTAGTGGTTTTGCTGAATTTAAGTTTGCATTAAAACAGCAAAATAAAGAAATTGCGAATTTAAAGAAACCAATTTCTTCAATGGATTCTATTACTAGTCTATATGATGATATTGAGAGCACTTCATTATTAATCAAAGAGCGTTATTTAAAAGAAATCATCGATTTGATTGATAGTAATAAAAGAATCCATCTATATGGTGAAGGTATTTCCCGAATTCCTGTCGACTATCTTGAAAAATTGTTATTTTCAATTGGTCGTCAAAATGTCTACAAGTATAAATCATCTCGTTTAGCAGCACATATTGCTAGTAATGCCAATGAAGATGATATATTAATTGCTATAAGTACTAGTGGTAATTATCCCACTACGGTTAAGATTGTTAAATTATTTAATTTAAATCATGCAACAATTATAGCAATTAGTCCATATACTAAGAATGCTATTGCTGATTTAGCAAATATTAATTTTCGTTTTTTTGTTAATCATCGTGAAAATATTGATACTGAATATACTTCAAGATTAGCAATTTTCTATATTATTGATGTAATATTTAAAACTTATTTAGTTAGAAAGGAAAAGGAATAATGATTGCTTTACTTGAAAATGCTAAATCTTTAGATTTGTCTGAAAATGAAAAAGAGTTACTATATTATCTTGAAAATAGTTGTAAGGAAGTTGTATCAATGACATTATCACAGTTAGCAAAAGCAACGTATATGTCTAATGCTTCAATCATGCGCTTTTGTAATAAGCTAGGCTTATCTGGTTTTAATGAACTAAAATATGAATTAAAGCAAAGTATGCATCAAGAAATTGATTATCAAATGATAATTGAAAAGCCCTTATCCCGTTTTCTTGATAATCTTAAAAACTTAAATTATGAAATTATTGAAGAAGTTGTTGATTTATTGTGTAGTCCTCAACCGATCTATGTCGTAGGTAGGAGTTTAAGCTTAGTGGCTGCTGATTATTTTCAAACTATTTTATCATCTATTGATATTAATTGTATTTTAATCAATGATCTTCATCTATCAAAAAGTGTCTTTAATAATTTAAAGGCTCCTGCTACAATTTTTATTGTATCAGCAAACAATGCTGGAAAGATATATGATGAAGTAGTTACAATTGCTAAGACTCATGACTGTAAAATTATTTTACTTACATCTAACGCTAAAGGTTCATTAGTAGATTCTTGTGATTATGTTTTAAGTAGTAATGATGAAAATCTAACTTATCATGGCGTAGACATAAATTCAAGGCTAGGTATCTTTACAATTATGCAAATAATTATTGAACTAACTGCTCAAAAATTAGCTTTAGAAAAGGCAACTGATTAAATTCGTTGCCTTTTTAATTAGTATTTTAAAACTTCTCTAACTGAATTAGCTACTTGTTCTACTTTAGGACCATAAATTACTTGAATATGATTTTCTGATGGTTTAACAATTCCCATACTTCCTGTCTTCTTAAGTTCTTCTTCATTTACTAATGACATATCTTTTACATCAACTCTTAAACGAGAAATACAATTGTTAACAGTAATAATATTATCAAATCCTCCTAAGCCTTCAATTATTTTTGTTGCTAGCGCTTGTTGTTTATCACTAATACTCGCAGTATCATTAGTATCCTTGTCTCCATCATCTTCCGCAACTTCAATTGATAAATGTTTGCGGTTAAAATACCATTTAAATACATTATAATAGATAATTGCATAGATTGGACCAATAATAATTATCCAATACCAATTAGATCCTGGTTGGAAGACACCCCAGATAAACATATCAATAATACCGCCACCAGTATTTCCAACTGCTACTTGTAATAATGACATTAACATAAAGGAGATACCACCCATAACCGCATGGAATAAGAATAATGGCGGTGCAATAAACATAAATGCAAATTCTAATGGTTCAGTAATTCCAGAAACAATACTTGCTGCAACTCCTGCAATCATTAATGCTTTAACTTTATTCTTTTTTTCACCTGGACTTGTCTTATAAATAGCATAGGCTGCTGCAGGTAATCCAAAGATCATAAACAACATTTTTCCTTGTCCCAAAAACTGTGTATATTCACGCATTACACTAATATCAACACTATCAAAGAATTGCAAGAAAATATTTAAACATCCTTCTACCCCTTGATATACCCCACCGATTGCAGTAGTTCTAAAAATACCATTTAAAACATGATGTAATCCTGTTGGAATTAATAATCTTTCTAAAAATCCAAATGAGAATACCCCTAATAAACCTGATTCAGAAATCAATGTACCCAAACCATTAATTCCAGCTGATACAGGTGCCCAAATAAATGGTGCTACTTGTCCTAATAACGCCATTGCTAAGATAACGACAATTGCAACAAAACGTTTACCACCATAAAAAGCAATTGCTACTGGGAATACTACTTTATGATATTTATTATGCAAAGCCGCTACGGTCACCCCCGTTAAAATACCAGCTACTGCTCCCATATCTAAAGTTTCTACGCCTAAAATAGTTGAAATTTGTAATGAATCAAAATTCATAAAACCAGAATTGATCATACAACTTGCACTTACTAAGAAAGTATAATAGCCAATAAATCCAGCAAATGCTGCAACTTCTTTATCTTCTTTAGCCATCCCAAATGAAATAGAAATAGCAAATAATACTGGTATTAAGGTAAAAACAACATTTGATACTGTTTTTAGTGTATTTAAGATATAAAATACAACTGGCTGTTGTAGAAATGGCACTGCCTCTACTACTTGTGTTTTAAGTAAAGCTGCAGTAACTCCCAGAATAATTCCACATGCTGCTAAAGCCGCAATTGGCATCATTAAACTTCTTCCTAAAGCCGAGAAGAAATCCATTACTTTATTTTTTTTCATACTAATCCCCTTTTATTATTTTATTTTAATTCTGGCCACATTCCTTTATTAGCCTCAATTAAAGCATCTAATACTTTACGAGCTTTTTTACCATCATTGATTAAACGATTTAAAGTAAATGCCATTAATGCTTTTTGATATGAATTTTCAAAATAAGCATCAACAATTAATTTTTCACAAGAAACTTGGTTTACTAACAATCCTAAATAAAATTGTGGAATATTACCTACACGCATTGGTCTTGGTCCATTAATTCCTAATTCACAAACGACTTCAACCATAGCATCATCCTGCATATTAGCGATTGCTCCATTGTTTTCAACAATTAAAATATGACGAGTATTTTTATTATATGCGATTGCTTCAGCTACATTGATCATCATTTCTGCATGGGCATCACTAATATCATCGAATTTATCACCTAAAACACCCGCAGCTATAACTTCACGACATTCATCAAAAACTCGTTTTTCACGTCCTGCCATTACTTCGTCAGCTCTAGTAAAATTAGGATCTAAATGTGCTGCTTTATAATCTGGATATAAATAATATTGATCATATGTGTTTGGTAAAAAATCTGGAAAATCATTCATTAAAGTTTCAACCATACCATAAGTATCCAACCAAGATTGATCTCTTTGTTCCGCATCTTGTGGTAAGAAGCCATTTTTCTTAATTAATTCTCTCAATTTTGGTAATAAATCTTCCCCTGTTTTAATATCGTATATATTAGTAAACCAGCCATAATGATTTAAACCAAAATATACAGGATCTAAATTTTCCCAATCACAACCTAATAAACGACTGCATGAACGAACAACATTTTCTGGTTGATCACAAATATTTAAAATTTTCTTATCATCAGGAAATTCTCTTCTTAATGCTTCAGCTACAATAGCAGCTGGATTTGAATAATTTAAGATCCAAGCTTCAGGTGCATAATTACGAATATCATGAACTGCTTTGATCATATCAACACATGATCTAAGTCCATAAGCCATTCCTCCTGCTCCACATGTTTCTTGTCCAATTAATCCCATGCTTAAAGGAATATGTTCATCTTTAGCACGCATTGGTAATCCCCCTGCACGCATTTGCATAAACACAAAATCCATTCCTTCATATGCTTCTTTAATATCAGTTGTATATGAGAAATCTAATTCAGGAAATTGTTCTTTAAATAAAATTTTTCCAAATTCACCAATTGGTTCTTGGCGCTCTGCATCAATATCAAATAAAACTAATTTTTTTAATGGGAACTGTTCTTTCATACGACAGAATGATTTTAAAAAACCTAATGTAAAGGTACTTCCTCCTCCAACAATACAAACACTATATTTTTTCATTTTTGTTTATCTCTCTTTCTACTTTTTCTGCTTTACTTTGATGGCCTATCAAGTACATATTTACTATCTCATAACACATTTATTTAAACAATACTTTGGCCTTGTTTGGGAATGAAAGCCCTAACTTGTTATTTGTGACATTAAATGTTATTTTTTTCAAATAATTATAATATATTTCAAAAAATAACTTTATTCATAAGTAAAAATTTAATTTTTAGACCATTTTGGTCTTTTTTTATTTGATAACACTATTTTGGTTTGATATAATCTAAGTGGGGATATTGACCTCTCCCAAAATTAATATCCCCTAATCACATATTTTCTGTAATCAAAATAGTAAAGAACCTCGTTATATTCACGAGGTTCTTTACTTAATAATATAAAAGTATACTAAACAAGCAATAATGAAACTATTAACGGAATTGTAAAGACACTGACCAGAGTAGTAATAAAGATACTTTTTGCTGCTAATTCAACATCTCCACCATATTCTTTAGCAAAAAGAACTGCACTATTAGCGACCGGCATTGCCAAATTAACCAAAGTAATTCCTTGAATCAATGGATCTTTGATAAAATATGCAATGATTGGAAAAACAGCAATTGGTAAAATAACTTGTTTAACAATCGTAAAGTAGTATAATCTTAATTCTGTGAACAACTCTTTAACTTTAATATTAGCTAAGGTTGCCCCAATGATCATCATTGCTAATGGTGTTGTCATGTCCCCAACCATACCACATGAATTAGCAATTACATCAGGAATTGGAATTTCTAAAAAATAAATAAATATTGCAATAATTGAAGCAACTACTCCGGGTGAAAGTAAATTTTTAGGATTTAATTTCATTTTTACATCATTCCCATAATTAATTAAAATAACGCCTAAAGTAAATACTTCTAAATTAAAAAGGATATTAAATAAAGCAGTATAAAAAACTGCGTCATTACCAAACAAGGCTTTCATAATTGGATATCCCATAAATCCAGTATTAGAAAAAATTGTCATAAACATGTATAATCCTTTTTGGTGCATTGGAATTCGCATTAATTTAACTAAAACAAAACTGATGACCGGTAAGGCCACATACACTGCTGTAGCAATTGCTAAAGTATAAATGACCATACTCTTTTCACTAATCGATGTTGTACAAACAGATGAAAAAATAAGTGCTGGTGTAGTAATTGAAATAACAATAAAATTTAGTTTCGTATTTAATTCATCATTTAATATTTTCTTTTTTTGCATAAAATAACCAAGTCCAATAATTAAAAATAATTGAATCATTTGGTTAATAACTACCATAATATCCATGATAATCCCCCAATCTTTCATTGATAGAATCATACCACGATATTAATTAGTTTAGAATGATATTTGCAAATAATGAAAAAGACAATCACGAATATTAATAAATTTTATTGTATAATACTAGCAAGCTAAATTATAATGAATATTAATTGTAATAAAACAATAAGAAGGAGATACTATGGAAAGTATAAAAAATGATAAAAATAAGGTAAATACCAAAGAAGAAGACGAATTGGGTGAATTAGCATCTGGAATTCTTGAAATAATGGTTGATGGCTATGGATTTTTAAGACCTAAAAATTATACTCAAGAAAGTCGTGATATTTACATTTCCCAATCACAGATAAGACGCTTTAATTTAAAAAATGGCGATGAAATAGTTGGTCATGCACGTAATTCTAAAAATGGTGAACGATATAATGCACTTATGCGAGTTGATTTAGTTAACGGACAAAATCCAGATCAAGCAAAAAAAAGAATTGCTTTTGAATTTTTAACACCGATTTATCCTAATGAAAGAGTATATTTAGGTAAAGATAATGAACAATTATCAATGCGTCTAATTGACTTAATTTCTCCAATTGGAAAAGGTCAACGAGGAATTATTGTTGCACCACCAAAAGCTGGAAAAACGACATTACTAAAAGATATTGCTTTATCTGTATCAAAAAATTATCCAAACATCAAGATATTTATCTTACTTATTGATGAACGACCTGAAGAAGTAACCGATATTAAAGAAGCATTGGATGCTGATAATGTTGAAGTTATCTACTCTACTTTTGATGAAAAATCAGAAAGTCATATCAAAGTTGCACAAACTACCCTTGAACGAGCTAAACGCTTAACAGAACAAGGATATGATACAATGATCTTGTTAGACAGCTTAACACGATTAACTAGAGCAAATAATTTAACTGTTACCCCTTCAGGAAGGACCTTATCAGGTGGTCTAGATCCTGCATCATTTTATTTTCCTAAACGCTTATTTGGAGCTGCAAGAAATACACGTGAAGGTGGTAGTCTAACTATCTTAGCTACTGCTTTAATAGAAACAGGAAGTCGGATGGATGATATGGTTTATGAAGAATTTAAAGGTACTGGAAATATGGAACTAGTACTAAGCCGTAAATTACAAGAAAAGAGAATTTTTCCCGCGATTGACGTACAAAAATCCGGTACTCGTCGAGAAGATTTATTATTGAGCAAAGATGAATATGAAGCAATGCAAATAATTCGAAAATCTTTAGATCAAACTACGATCGAACAAGCAACTGATTCATTATTAAATATGTTTGAAAAAACTAAAGATAATGAAGTATTAATAAAAAATATTTTAGTTTCAACAAAACATCAAAAATAATATAGTTAGTTTTAGTTATTTACTTCTACATACTAACACACTTCTTTGAAATAATGAATTTCTGCTAAATCTGGTTGTGCAAGTATTAAGCTAACCAGATTTATTTATTTTTAATCTTATTTATTACCATAATACTAATTATACTAAAAAACGTAGCCTCATCATGATTCATTAGCTTTACTATTTCCTATAATTTTATTCTACTCTTGTTAAATAAAAAAAATCAAAACATTTATAACAATGTTTTAACTTTTGTGCAATTTATTTTGCTGATAATAGTAGTATGATAAAACAGTTGCTAAAAGGAAAGCAACAAAACCAAAAATAAATGGTAAGCGAGGATTAAATGTATAAAAGAAACCAGCCATCAAGGCACCTATAATTCCACCCAATGATTTTATCGCGTTGTAAAATCCCATTACAATACTACTATTAGTATCATTAGAACGGCTAGCTACTAAATCTTGAGTCACTGGTATAATGATTGCGTTCAATGCAAAGAAAATTATATTCATCACAATAAATATAATTATATTATTTGTTGCTAAAACCCCTAACATCGTAACACTACTCAACAATAAAATCAGCATTGACGATCTAGAAACATTAGTATTCTTAATGATCCATAAACAAATCGTACCATTAGCAACTAAAGAAATAATTCCAATTGCAGCCTTGATAATTCCATTATAACCTGATGTTAAATTATAAATATCTTTGATATAATAATTAAAACTTTGTTCAAAAGCAGTAAAACCAAGAAATGCAAGGCAGCAGATCGTAAACATAATTAAATATTTTTTATCTATAAATACTTTTGCTTGTTTAAATGAATTAAAAGGGTTTGCTTGTTTTATGAGCAAAGCAACTTTTTGTTTGACTGGTGAAACAACATCATTTTCACAAAAAAGATAAAAGAAAATACCACAGCTAGCTAAAGTAGCTGCTTGAACTGCAAAGGTTAAATCAATTGAGATTTCCCCAAGCATCCCCCCTATAAAATAACCAAAAGCAGCACAAACACTTGCAACTGTTGCTAAAACAGTTAGATTTTGACCCCTTTTTTCAGGTGGTGTAACATTAACGACATAGGTTAAAAAACTTACATAAGAACCTCCTGTAAAAACGCCTGAAAACATTCTTGCAAATATCACACTATTTTGTGAATTTGCTTGCCAAAACAAAACTTGACCAACTGCGTAACCAATACTACAGATCAACATCGTTGTTTTACTGTTAATTTGTTCATTTAATTTTCCCCAAAATGGTGAAAATAAAAAATTTAATCCCATCATTGCCCCAAATGCAACACCAAACATATAATCTCCCAGTTGAAGATTTTTTATTACTGTTGGAGTAATTGGATGAGCATAATTAGCGGCTAAATTAAAAAGTCCATTAATAATAAAGAACATTAATAATTTATTTTTATTCATCTTATCACCTACTTATTATATTGATTATAATTGAAAGAAAAATAGATAGCAATAATTCTTGCTATCTATTTTAATAACTTTTCTTTATATAGATTAATTTTATAATTCACTGTCTCAATATTCTTTTCCAACTCTTGTTGCTGCAATAATAATATTTCTTTCTGTTTCAAAAAAATTTCATATCGTTGATTAATCGTATTGTCACCTTCTTGACACAACTCAATATAATTTTTTATATATGCTATCGTCATTCCCGTTTTACGCATACACATAATTATGTCTAACCACGATAGATCATCATCATCATAAACTCTTTGATTGCTTTGATTCTTTTTTATTTTAGGTAGTAATCCTTCTTTTTCATAATATCTAAGTGTTGAAGCACTTAGATTGTACTTTTTAGTTACTTCTTTAATTGTATATTCCATTGGTCTCTTCCTTAACTTCTTCAATCATTTTCTTTAATTTATTAATTAAACAGCAGCATTCATATTGTTTATTAATTACCAAATCTTGATGAAATTCTAGAATATCCAGCAAAGTCATTTCTTCATCAATCAATTCTAAGATATCACTACTATTATATCCCATAGTAATCAATGTTTTGATTAGTGATATGACTGCTTGATCCCGGTAATTAAAGTTTGACGTTGTGGCGATTATTTTATTTTTTTGAAGTAGCAATAAAAGTTCTTGATTAATAACTATTTTATCCATGAAGTCGTCCTCCTAAGTTAAGCATACTACTTAAACCTAACTATAGGGCAAGCATTATTTAAATTATTTTTTCATACAATTCAAATAAGCCAAGATCAGAACCCCTAAAATCAAGATTTATTGCTCCCACATATGTATAACCACAACGCTCATATAGCTTGATTGCCGGCACATTGCCTTTACGAACATCTAAACGAATTGTTTTTACCCCATTATTTTTAGCTAATTCATCAGCATATTCTAATAATTTTTGAGCTATTTTTAATCCTTTAAATTGTGGATGAACAGCTAAAGTATGAATTACATAAACTTCATGATCTTGTGCATCTATCTTCCAAGCTGCTAATTGATAATTTTCTTCTTGGACATGATTAATAACAATACTCCCCACTATTTGATCATTTTGCCGCATTACATATAATTCTTTTTTTTCTATTCCAAAAATTGCTTCATCACGAGTTGGATAAATTCCTTTTTTCCAGCCAGGATAATTTACATTGGCTAGTAAATCGTCTACAACTGCTCCATATAACGCTTCGATCTCATTTACATCAGTTGCCCTTGCTAATTCTATATTCATCTTCATATCACTCCTTAAAGAAAAAACACATGATAACATGTGTCTAATCTACATATGAAATAACCATATGTCTATTTTTTCCTTCACCATGACTTTCTGTCTTAATATGTTCAAATCTAGAAAGTTCTTGATGCATTACTTTACGTTCATCAGCAGGCATTGGATCAAGCTTGATTTCAGCTTTCGTGCGCAATACTTGTTTTCCAAAACGTTTAGCCATTGATGCTACTTTTTTATAACGGTCTTCTTTATATCCGTTAATATCAACGCTAATTTCAAATCTTTTCTTAAAGGTATTGCTTACGGCATTTTTAACAATAAAGTTAATTGCACGTAGAATAACTCCAGCTTTTCCAATTAAGATAGAATTATTACTAGTATTAATATTACAGTAAATACGACCATCTTGTAGATAAGAAACTGTTTCCACTTCAAATCCCATATCTCCAATAAAACGACGAATATAACTTTCAATATATTCTTGGATCATTGGAATTGTATAACACTCAATTTCAGCTTTTTTAGTAAATAAAGTTTTTGTCTCACTAATTACTTCATAATTTAATTCATCAATTGTTACACCTAGTTCTTGACATGCTGTATTTACAGCATCTTGAACTGTTCTTGCCGTATATCTTTTCATATTTTCACCTACTTTTTATTTAGAAAATTAGTAGTTGTTGATTCAACTTCCTTTTTTGCTTTCTCAATATGGAATAATTGAATATATACTGTTCTTATGATATTAATAACATTTGTTGTAATCCAGTACAACGACATTGCTGCAGGCATTGTAGCAGCTAAGTAAACAATGAAGATCGTCATTACATTGTTCATTGTATTCATCGACTTCATTTGTTGACTAGGACGATATTTTGGTGAGCGTTTTGCCATTATTTGAGTAATTTGCATTGCAAAGAATTGTGTTCCTGCAACTAAAACCAATAAAACAATATACGCAATATCCAAATCCATAATATGGCTGATTGGCTTAGCCCCTAAATTAATTCCAAAAATATATGTAGAATATAATATATCAATTCTTTGTACTGCTTGCCACATTGCAAACATGATTGGTAATGTAAGGAATGTTGCAAATGATCCAAACATACTTACATTATTCTTTTTATATAAATTTTGAATCTCTGCATTTTGACGCATTTGTGAAGCTTGATCTTTACGCCCTTTATACTTACGTTGAATCTTTTCCATCTCTGGTTGTAATAATTGCATTTTTTGCGTTGAGACGGTTGATTTGATCATAATAGGTAAAGTGATAATATTAACGATAATTGTAACCCCAATTACCCCAAAAGCTACATTTCCTACATAATCATTAATGAATAAGATTCCTTTAGCTAAAGGAATTACAAAGATAAAATCAAACCACCCTGCATCAAATGACCAAGGAGTTGAACTTGTAATTGCCCTAGAAGCAATTAATTTACCGTTTGCATCAAGATTTTGTGCACATCCTGTCAAGATAGCAACTAAGAAAACTAAACAAAATACTTTTAAGATTTTTTTAGTCTTGTTATCTAACACCATTTATTTTTCCATCCTTTTTAATATTTTTTTATATAAATATTTTAGCTCATTTAGATTAGAATTGAAATCTAAATCTAAATATTTATTTCTAATAATAACTATATAATCATAATTATCATCGAAATTAATTGTTTGTTGAAGCATCATTCTGACTTGACGCTTAATTTTGTTACGAATTACTGCTTTTCCAAGTTTTTTGCTTACTGATATCCCAATTCGAGCATGATCTAAATCATTTTTTAGGTAATATATAATGAAAGAACGATTAGCCATACTTTGTTTTTTCTTAATAATACGGCTAAAATCTTCATTTTTTCGTACTCTAAATTCTTTTTTCATAAATTTTTAGAAAAAAAACCCACCGTAAAGTGGATTTTTCTTAAGCAGATAAGACTTTTCTTCCTCTTTTACGGCGACGTGCAAGTACTTTTCTTCCTCCTACAGTAGCCATTCTAGCTCTAAAACCATGAGTTTTTGATCTTTTTCTCTTATTTGGTTGATATGTTCTTTTCATTAATTACACCTCCAAAATTTTTTATACTTTTATACAAATAACATATGCCTCACCATTTTATATGAAAAAGCTCGTTAAGTCAATGAAATTACGGGAAAAAGTATAATTAGGAAAATCTAACATTTTACAAATCTCACAAAATAATGTGAATTTTAAAAAATCTTTTTAGACAAATTTATTAATTCAGATTTATTAAAATAGTTTATATTGTACAAAAGTCACATTAAATTGTGCTTTTCTTTTTGCTATTAAGAATAAAAAAACCTTAATTTATAAGGATTTTCTTGATTTT encodes:
- a CDS encoding PTS sugar transporter subunit IIA; the encoded protein is MGLFKKKDKYLKAFTSGKIIPITEVPDEVFAQKMMGDGIAIYPDNNIIVAPCDGKITAIMENTEHAVGITLANGVELLIHVGLDTVNLTEKIFSVKVAKESYVHTGEELITFDKVRLKELGYQDITMLVILDTGNTKKLEILSETEAIINQTNIIKYID
- a CDS encoding MurR/RpiR family transcriptional regulator, with amino-acid sequence MLINQLDDEIIKNLSQSELYILHYVYDHPDEVIDMSIQELAKAVAFSSATILRFCKKLNFSGFAEFKFALKQQNKEIANLKKPISSMDSITSLYDDIESTSLLIKERYLKEIIDLIDSNKRIHLYGEGISRIPVDYLEKLLFSIGRQNVYKYKSSRLAAHIASNANEDDILIAISTSGNYPTTVKIVKLFNLNHATIIAISPYTKNAIADLANINFRFFVNHRENIDTEYTSRLAIFYIIDVIFKTYLVRKEKE
- a CDS encoding MurR/RpiR family transcriptional regulator, which codes for MIALLENAKSLDLSENEKELLYYLENSCKEVVSMTLSQLAKATYMSNASIMRFCNKLGLSGFNELKYELKQSMHQEIDYQMIIEKPLSRFLDNLKNLNYEIIEEVVDLLCSPQPIYVVGRSLSLVAADYFQTILSSIDINCILINDLHLSKSVFNNLKAPATIFIVSANNAGKIYDEVVTIAKTHDCKIILLTSNAKGSLVDSCDYVLSSNDENLTYHGVDINSRLGIFTIMQIIIELTAQKLALEKATD
- a CDS encoding PTS transporter subunit EIIC, which encodes MKKNKVMDFFSALGRSLMMPIAALAACGIILGVTAALLKTQVVEAVPFLQQPVVFYILNTLKTVSNVVFTLIPVLFAISISFGMAKEDKEVAAFAGFIGYYTFLVSASCMINSGFMNFDSLQISTILGVETLDMGAVAGILTGVTVAALHNKYHKVVFPVAIAFYGGKRFVAIVVILAMALLGQVAPFIWAPVSAGINGLGTLISESGLLGVFSFGFLERLLIPTGLHHVLNGIFRTTAIGGVYQGVEGCLNIFLQFFDSVDISVMREYTQFLGQGKMLFMIFGLPAAAYAIYKTSPGEKKNKVKALMIAGVAASIVSGITEPLEFAFMFIAPPLFLFHAVMGGISFMLMSLLQVAVGNTGGGIIDMFIWGVFQPGSNWYWIIIIGPIYAIIYYNVFKWYFNRKHLSIEVAEDDGDKDTNDTASISDKQQALATKIIEGLGGFDNIITVNNCISRLRVDVKDMSLVNEEELKKTGSMGIVKPSENHIQVIYGPKVEQVANSVREVLKY
- a CDS encoding 6-phospho-alpha-glucosidase; translated protein: MKKYSVCIVGGGSTFTLGFLKSFCRMKEQFPLKKLVLFDIDAERQEPIGEFGKILFKEQFPELDFSYTTDIKEAYEGMDFVFMQMRAGGLPMRAKDEHIPLSMGLIGQETCGAGGMAYGLRSCVDMIKAVHDIRNYAPEAWILNYSNPAAIVAEALRREFPDDKKILNICDQPENVVRSCSRLLGCDWENLDPVYFGLNHYGWFTNIYDIKTGEDLLPKLRELIKKNGFLPQDAEQRDQSWLDTYGMVETLMNDFPDFLPNTYDQYYLYPDYKAAHLDPNFTRADEVMAGREKRVFDECREVIAAGVLGDKFDDISDAHAEMMINVAEAIAYNKNTRHILIVENNGAIANMQDDAMVEVVCELGINGPRPMRVGNIPQFYLGLLVNQVSCEKLIVDAYFENSYQKALMAFTLNRLINDGKKARKVLDALIEANKGMWPELK
- a CDS encoding AEC family transporter, translating into MDIMVVINQMIQLFLIIGLGYFMQKKKILNDELNTKLNFIVISITTPALIFSSVCTTSISEKSMVIYTLAIATAVYVALPVISFVLVKLMRIPMHQKGLYMFMTIFSNTGFMGYPIMKALFGNDAVFYTALFNILFNLEVFTLGVILINYGNDVKMKLNPKNLLSPGVVASIIAIFIYFLEIPIPDVIANSCGMVGDMTTPLAMMIIGATLANIKVKELFTELRLYYFTIVKQVILPIAVFPIIAYFIKDPLIQGITLVNLAMPVANSAVLFAKEYGGDVELAAKSIFITTLVSVFTIPLIVSLLLV
- the rho gene encoding transcription termination factor Rho → MESIKNDKNKVNTKEEDELGELASGILEIMVDGYGFLRPKNYTQESRDIYISQSQIRRFNLKNGDEIVGHARNSKNGERYNALMRVDLVNGQNPDQAKKRIAFEFLTPIYPNERVYLGKDNEQLSMRLIDLISPIGKGQRGIIVAPPKAGKTTLLKDIALSVSKNYPNIKIFILLIDERPEEVTDIKEALDADNVEVIYSTFDEKSESHIKVAQTTLERAKRLTEQGYDTMILLDSLTRLTRANNLTVTPSGRTLSGGLDPASFYFPKRLFGAARNTREGGSLTILATALIETGSRMDDMVYEEFKGTGNMELVLSRKLQEKRIFPAIDVQKSGTRREDLLLSKDEYEAMQIIRKSLDQTTIEQATDSLLNMFEKTKDNEVLIKNILVSTKHQK